One Lacunisphaera limnophila DNA window includes the following coding sequences:
- a CDS encoding FAD-binding oxidoreductase, giving the protein MKTSAQVTASLKRRLGATVDVSEKGCWAASFDSSKISFLPEAVITPRREADIGVVLELANRHRVPVTVRGRGTTLMGSAAPVRGGWVVDMRRLKKIAIDADAGMAHVQAGAVTGAIQDAAAVHGWFYPPDPSSKAYCTIGGNIACNAGGMHGGKYGVTRDFIIALRGYLPTGELVEWGTATKKFAAGFNLRDLWIGSEGMLGIVTGAVLKLVPQPATRWTLLTSFPDETAALTAIKTLFRARVQPAICEFLDRESVLCAERATGKTVFPGQAGRPVILLELAGSVSEVDDLKLEVLAWAQAHALGFREARSREEAEELWAVRRKCSGAMFELGDAKLNEDIVVPMKNYEKFARYLAGLKKKSGLHIPTFGHLADGNLHVNIMYHRADAKDTKAAEAAVQNLMETVVRLGGAISGEHGIGLAKTPFLRIQHSPAQVRAMQAVKKALDPRDILNPGKMFQEVRIWKYQKLQVHLPWDHK; this is encoded by the coding sequence ATGAAAACATCTGCGCAAGTCACTGCCTCCCTTAAGCGTCGGTTGGGCGCCACGGTGGACGTCTCCGAAAAAGGCTGCTGGGCCGCGTCGTTCGACAGCAGCAAGATTTCTTTCCTGCCGGAAGCGGTCATCACCCCGCGGCGTGAGGCCGACATCGGGGTGGTGCTCGAACTGGCCAACCGGCACCGTGTGCCCGTGACCGTGCGCGGGCGTGGCACTACGCTCATGGGCTCGGCCGCGCCGGTGCGCGGCGGCTGGGTGGTTGACATGCGGCGCCTGAAGAAAATCGCCATCGACGCCGACGCCGGCATGGCCCACGTGCAGGCCGGGGCCGTCACCGGCGCGATCCAGGACGCGGCCGCAGTCCACGGCTGGTTTTATCCGCCCGATCCCTCCTCGAAGGCCTATTGCACGATCGGCGGCAACATCGCGTGCAACGCCGGCGGCATGCACGGCGGCAAGTACGGCGTGACCCGCGACTTCATCATCGCGCTGCGCGGCTATCTGCCGACCGGCGAGCTGGTGGAGTGGGGGACGGCCACGAAGAAATTCGCCGCCGGCTTCAACCTGCGCGACCTGTGGATCGGCAGCGAGGGCATGCTCGGCATCGTGACCGGGGCCGTGCTGAAGCTCGTGCCCCAGCCGGCCACGCGCTGGACGCTCCTGACCTCGTTCCCCGACGAGACGGCGGCGCTCACGGCCATCAAGACCCTCTTCCGCGCGCGGGTGCAGCCCGCAATCTGCGAGTTCCTCGACCGGGAGAGCGTGCTCTGTGCGGAGCGGGCGACCGGCAAGACGGTCTTCCCCGGCCAGGCCGGCCGCCCGGTGATCCTGCTCGAGCTGGCGGGATCCGTCAGTGAGGTAGATGATCTCAAGCTGGAGGTGCTGGCCTGGGCGCAGGCGCATGCGCTGGGCTTCCGCGAGGCGCGCAGCCGCGAGGAGGCCGAGGAGCTCTGGGCCGTCCGCCGCAAATGCTCGGGCGCGATGTTCGAGCTGGGCGACGCCAAGCTCAACGAGGACATCGTCGTCCCGATGAAGAACTACGAGAAATTCGCCCGCTATTTGGCCGGCCTGAAGAAAAAGTCAGGGCTGCACATCCCGACCTTCGGACATCTGGCCGACGGCAATCTGCACGTGAACATCATGTATCACCGCGCCGACGCGAAGGATACCAAGGCCGCGGAAGCCGCCGTGCAAAACCTGATGGAGACGGTGGTGCGCCTGGGTGGCGCCATTTCGGGTGAGCACGGCATCGGTCTGGCGAAAACACCCTTTCTGCGCATCCAGCACTCGCCGGCACAGGTGCGCGCCATGCAGGCCGTGAAAAAGGCGCTCGATCCCCGCGACATCCTGAATCCCGGCAAGATGTTCCAGGAGGTCCGCATCTGGAAATACCAGAAGCTGCAGGTACACCTGCCGTGGGACCACAAGTAG
- a CDS encoding pyruvate carboxylase, whose protein sequence is MSAPEASAARPELRPLRKLMAANRSEIAVRIFRAGTELGLRTVAVFAHEDRLGIHRYKADEAYQVGAGKGPVAAYLDIDSMVAVAVAHGVDAIHPGYGFLSENAAFARAVEAAGITWVGPRPDLLEMMGDKTAARALAKRIDVPVLPGTEEPVTDRDEAMKIARSIGFPLIIKAAFGGGGRGMRVVHQASDLGALLDEAQGEAERAFGNPAVFLEKYISRAKHIEVQVLGDKHGNVIHLYERDCSVQRRHQKVIEVAPSFGLPKAVITELCAAAARMARAVKYDNAGTIEFLYDLDRHEWFFIEMNPRIQVEHTVTEVVTGLDLVRAQILIAQGHALHSPEVGMPVQAEVPCHGYAIQCRITTEDPANRFIPDYGRIMAYRSPGGLGIRLDGGMGFSGAVITPFYDSMLVKLVSSARTYEAAMQRTHRALSEFRIRGVKTNIPFLENVIAHPLFRAGEATTALIDTSPELFAFKPRRDRATKLLGFLGNVIVNGNPHAKGFRPEKSFAIPVPPPVRLGEPAPGTRQLLLELGPKKFAAWTMQQKRLLVTDTTFRDAHQSLMATRVRSYDMLACAGALAQQAPGLFSLEMWGGATFDTAMRFLNEDPWERLRHLRARVPNICFQMLFRGANAVGYTNYPDHIVAGFVRHAAASGMDIFRIFDSLNYLPNLRVGMEAVQDTHAVCEAAICYTGDILDGRRDKFSLKYYVKLAQELERMGAHFLAIKDMAGLCRPYAAHKLVKTLREEVGLPIHFHTHDTSGIAAASVLRAADAGVHVADLALAAMSGSTSQPNLNSIVAALQHTPRDTGLDLDRLNAFSDYWEQVRAVYQPFDTAPRTGSAEVYLHEMPGGQYTNLREQAASMGVSHRWPEIARTYAEVNQLFGDIVKVTPSSKVVGDLALFLFSRGIRPADVVNLEPGATPFPESVIDMLMGGLGWPEGGWPVAMWRAVLGDARFKEARSRYRAATKRKAPKRAASGAAGSAALAKLREELAEKLKRPATEDDLFSHLMYPAVFAEFARHQREYGDVSVLPSSAFFYGLKPGEEISVEIEEGKVLIIRLISVGAVDKDGCRTVSYELNGIGREAVIPDRTAVTKSKARAKADLADPLQVPAPIPGLVVVMSASVGAKVAKGDKLFMMEAMKMQTTVYAATDGVVAEVHAGVGDAVEAKDLIVKLRA, encoded by the coding sequence ATGTCTGCCCCCGAAGCCTCCGCCGCCCGGCCGGAGCTGCGCCCGCTGCGCAAGCTCATGGCCGCCAACCGCAGTGAAATCGCCGTCCGGATCTTCCGCGCCGGCACCGAACTCGGCCTGCGCACGGTCGCGGTGTTCGCCCATGAGGACCGGCTCGGCATCCACCGGTACAAGGCCGATGAGGCCTACCAGGTTGGCGCCGGCAAGGGGCCCGTGGCGGCCTACCTCGACATCGACAGCATGGTCGCGGTGGCGGTGGCGCACGGGGTGGACGCGATCCACCCGGGCTATGGATTTCTGTCCGAAAACGCCGCCTTCGCCCGCGCGGTCGAGGCCGCCGGCATCACCTGGGTCGGCCCGCGCCCGGACCTGCTGGAGATGATGGGCGACAAGACCGCGGCCCGCGCCCTGGCCAAGCGGATCGACGTACCCGTGCTGCCCGGCACCGAGGAACCCGTGACCGACCGCGACGAGGCGATGAAGATCGCACGGAGCATCGGGTTCCCCCTCATCATCAAGGCCGCCTTCGGGGGCGGCGGCCGCGGCATGCGCGTGGTCCACCAGGCGTCCGACCTGGGCGCGCTGCTCGACGAGGCGCAGGGCGAGGCGGAACGCGCCTTCGGCAACCCCGCCGTTTTCCTCGAGAAATACATCTCCCGCGCCAAGCACATCGAGGTGCAGGTGCTCGGCGACAAGCACGGCAACGTCATCCACCTCTACGAGCGCGACTGCTCCGTGCAGCGCCGCCATCAGAAAGTCATCGAGGTGGCGCCGAGCTTCGGCCTGCCCAAGGCGGTGATCACCGAACTCTGTGCGGCAGCCGCGCGGATGGCCCGGGCAGTGAAATACGACAACGCCGGCACGATCGAATTTCTCTACGATCTCGACCGGCACGAGTGGTTCTTCATCGAGATGAACCCACGCATCCAGGTCGAGCACACCGTCACCGAGGTTGTGACCGGCCTCGACCTCGTCCGCGCACAGATCCTGATCGCCCAGGGCCACGCGCTGCATTCGCCGGAGGTGGGCATGCCGGTGCAGGCCGAGGTGCCCTGCCACGGCTATGCCATCCAGTGCCGCATTACCACGGAGGACCCCGCCAACCGGTTCATCCCGGACTACGGCCGCATCATGGCCTACCGGTCGCCCGGCGGGCTGGGCATCCGCCTCGACGGCGGCATGGGCTTCTCCGGGGCGGTCATCACGCCCTTCTACGACTCCATGCTGGTGAAGCTGGTCTCGAGCGCCCGCACCTACGAGGCCGCGATGCAGCGGACCCACCGGGCGTTGTCGGAATTCCGCATCCGCGGGGTGAAGACCAACATTCCCTTTCTCGAGAACGTGATCGCGCACCCACTCTTCCGGGCCGGGGAGGCGACCACCGCGCTGATCGACACCTCGCCGGAGCTCTTCGCCTTCAAGCCCCGGCGCGACCGCGCCACCAAGCTGCTCGGCTTCCTGGGCAACGTCATCGTCAACGGCAACCCGCACGCCAAGGGCTTCCGACCGGAGAAGTCCTTCGCCATCCCCGTGCCGCCGCCGGTGCGGCTCGGCGAACCCGCCCCGGGCACGCGCCAGCTCCTGCTGGAACTGGGACCCAAGAAATTCGCCGCGTGGACAATGCAGCAGAAGCGCCTGCTGGTGACCGACACAACCTTCCGCGACGCCCACCAGTCGCTCATGGCCACGCGAGTGCGCAGCTACGACATGCTGGCCTGCGCCGGAGCGCTGGCCCAGCAGGCGCCCGGGCTCTTCTCGCTCGAGATGTGGGGTGGGGCGACCTTCGACACCGCCATGCGTTTCCTGAACGAGGATCCGTGGGAACGGCTGCGCCATCTGCGCGCCCGCGTGCCCAACATCTGTTTCCAGATGCTCTTCCGCGGGGCCAACGCGGTCGGTTACACCAACTATCCGGACCATATTGTCGCCGGGTTTGTGCGCCATGCAGCGGCCTCGGGCATGGACATCTTCCGCATCTTCGACTCGTTGAACTACCTGCCCAACCTGCGCGTGGGCATGGAGGCGGTGCAGGACACGCACGCGGTCTGCGAGGCCGCGATCTGCTACACCGGCGACATCCTCGACGGCCGCCGGGACAAGTTCTCGCTGAAGTACTACGTGAAGCTCGCGCAGGAGCTGGAGCGCATGGGCGCGCATTTCCTCGCCATCAAGGACATGGCCGGGCTGTGCCGGCCGTATGCCGCCCACAAGCTGGTGAAGACCCTACGGGAGGAGGTCGGCCTGCCGATCCATTTCCACACTCACGACACCAGCGGCATCGCCGCCGCCTCCGTGCTCCGTGCGGCGGACGCCGGCGTCCACGTGGCCGACCTGGCTCTGGCCGCGATGAGCGGCAGCACCTCGCAGCCCAACCTCAACTCCATCGTGGCCGCGCTGCAGCACACGCCGCGCGACACCGGGCTCGACCTGGACCGGCTCAACGCCTTCTCCGACTACTGGGAGCAAGTCCGTGCGGTCTACCAACCCTTTGATACGGCGCCGCGCACCGGCTCGGCCGAGGTCTACCTGCACGAGATGCCCGGCGGGCAGTACACCAATCTCCGCGAGCAGGCTGCCTCCATGGGCGTCTCGCACCGCTGGCCCGAGATCGCCCGGACCTACGCCGAGGTCAACCAACTCTTCGGCGACATCGTCAAGGTCACGCCCTCGTCCAAGGTCGTCGGCGACCTCGCCCTCTTCCTGTTTTCGCGCGGTATCCGGCCGGCGGACGTGGTCAACCTCGAGCCCGGGGCCACGCCGTTTCCGGAGAGCGTGATCGACATGCTCATGGGCGGCCTGGGGTGGCCCGAGGGCGGCTGGCCGGTGGCGATGTGGCGCGCCGTGCTCGGCGACGCGCGTTTCAAGGAAGCCCGGTCCCGGTACCGCGCCGCAACAAAACGCAAGGCCCCGAAGCGCGCCGCCTCCGGTGCCGCGGGCTCGGCCGCCCTGGCGAAGCTGCGCGAGGAACTGGCGGAGAAACTCAAGCGTCCGGCCACCGAGGATGACCTGTTCTCCCACCTGATGTACCCGGCGGTGTTCGCGGAGTTCGCGCGGCACCAGCGGGAATACGGCGACGTGAGCGTGCTGCCCAGCTCCGCCTTCTTCTATGGGCTGAAGCCCGGCGAGGAAATCTCCGTCGAGATCGAGGAGGGCAAGGTGCTCATCATCCGGCTCATCAGCGTGGGTGCCGTCGACAAGGACGGCTGTCGTACGGTCAGTTACGAGCTCAACGGCATCGGCCGCGAGGCGGTCATCCCGGATCGCACGGCGGTGACCAAGTCCAAGGCCCGGGCCAAGGCGGATCTGGCCGATCCCTTGCAGGTCCCCGCGCCGATCCCCGGCCTGGTTGTGGTGATGTCGGCCTCCGTCGGGGCGAAGGTCGCGAAGGGCGACAAGCTCTTCATGATGGAGGCGATGAAAATGCAGACGACCGTCTACGCAGCCACGGATGGCGTCGTCGCCGAGGTCCATGCCGGCGTCGGCGATGCCGTCGAGGCCAAGGACCTGATCGTCAAGCTGCGGGCCTGA